The following proteins are co-located in the Trichormus variabilis 0441 genome:
- a CDS encoding IS5-like element ISAva5 family transposase, protein MTLHPRDMSQIPETTAQVARNSFPKGNIYMKMRDEIGVLYKDEDFVKLYRADCGQSGISAGQLALVTVMQFIEGLTDRQAADAVRGHIDWKYALSLELNDPGFDYSVLSEFRQRLIKAGRERELLNQMLARFQELGWLKNRGRVRTDSTHVLAAVRQLNRLELVGETLRHTLNDLAYFAPDWLKSRVDVDWFERYSLRFEQYRLPKSKAEREKLRRKIGEDGHHLLSALYADSTCNWLWQIPSVETLRIVWVQQYYIQLQQVYWREQDNLPPNRLQIESPYDVDARNSSKREINWTGYNLHLTEICHPILPNLIINVETSVATSADVEMTPVIHSRLNQNNLLPQEHVVDTGYVNAQNLVDSQSHFHVDLVGKVPPGTSWQATAQSGFEQNCFTIHWDLMRVDCPMGKQSKSWRTTVDSHDNPVVKIQFDKSDCSLCSSRSKCTRSKKLPRLLTLKPQELHLALHDARIRQKTESFQQIYHQRAGVEGLISQATGRYQLRRCRYIGLAKTLLQHVITAAAINFSRMWDWWQHVPRSQTRVSHFARIAPTAS, encoded by the coding sequence ATGACCCTGCACCCGCGTGATATGTCGCAGATTCCTGAAACAACAGCGCAAGTAGCCCGGAATTCATTTCCCAAAGGGAACATATATATGAAGATGCGGGATGAAATAGGAGTGTTATATAAGGATGAGGATTTTGTCAAACTTTACCGCGCAGATTGTGGTCAAAGTGGAATATCAGCAGGACAACTGGCATTAGTGACAGTAATGCAATTTATCGAAGGTTTAACGGATAGACAAGCGGCGGATGCAGTGAGGGGTCATATTGATTGGAAATACGCACTATCGTTGGAATTAAATGACCCAGGGTTTGATTATTCAGTACTTTCAGAATTTCGTCAGCGATTAATCAAAGCAGGACGAGAGCGAGAGTTACTCAACCAAATGCTAGCTCGTTTCCAAGAACTAGGTTGGCTCAAAAATCGCGGCCGTGTCAGAACTGATTCAACTCACGTATTAGCCGCAGTACGACAGTTAAATCGTTTGGAATTAGTGGGAGAAACTTTACGTCATACCTTAAATGACTTGGCTTATTTTGCCCCTGATTGGCTCAAATCGAGAGTTGACGTTGATTGGTTTGAACGTTACTCCCTGAGATTTGAGCAATACCGCTTGCCCAAATCAAAAGCCGAACGTGAGAAATTGAGGCGAAAAATTGGTGAGGATGGTCATCATTTGCTATCCGCTTTGTATGCAGACTCAACTTGTAATTGGCTGTGGCAGATTCCATCAGTGGAAACATTACGTATAGTTTGGGTGCAACAATACTATATTCAATTGCAACAAGTCTATTGGCGAGAACAAGATAACTTACCACCAAATAGACTACAGATTGAATCTCCTTACGATGTTGATGCACGCAATTCCAGCAAGCGAGAAATCAACTGGACTGGTTATAATCTGCATCTGACAGAAATTTGTCACCCCATACTGCCAAACTTAATTATCAATGTGGAAACGTCCGTGGCCACAAGTGCGGATGTTGAGATGACACCAGTAATTCATTCTCGTTTAAACCAGAACAATCTTTTGCCACAAGAACATGTTGTCGATACTGGCTATGTCAATGCTCAAAACTTAGTCGATAGTCAATCCCATTTTCATGTTGATTTAGTAGGAAAAGTTCCCCCCGGAACTAGTTGGCAAGCAACAGCACAATCCGGCTTTGAGCAAAATTGCTTCACTATTCATTGGGATTTGATGCGTGTTGATTGCCCAATGGGTAAACAAAGTAAGTCCTGGCGTACAACTGTCGATAGCCATGACAATCCAGTAGTCAAAATACAATTTGACAAATCCGATTGTTCGCTTTGTTCAAGTCGCTCAAAATGCACTCGCTCCAAAAAACTACCGCGTCTTCTGACCCTCAAACCACAGGAACTACATCTTGCATTACATGATGCTCGCATTCGCCAAAAAACTGAATCTTTTCAACAAATTTATCACCAACGTGCTGGCGTTGAAGGCTTGATTTCCCAAGCTACTGGTCGCTACCAATTACGCCGTTGTCGCTACATTGGTCTTGCCAAAACTCTCTTGCAGCATGTCATTACTGCTGCTGCTATCAACTTCAGTCGGATGTGGGATTGGTGGCAACATGTCCCACGCAGTCAGACTCGCGTTTCTCACTTTGCTCGAATTGCTCCCACTGCCTCATAG
- a CDS encoding tetratricopeptide repeat protein, producing MKFTSITYTLSAVLLLGFSIPLVFAQTPDSGLSADCQMPIPPNVNSVDHFLGMGHFQQDCKKDLSAAVAAFTQAIKLNPQAEKPYYHRANAYAAMGNYQAAVTDYTEVIRQNTGRFGLSSAAYWNRARAYEKLGEEQKAISDLTQLIGKNTSSNADEYLLRANLYRDLGNKESAIADYKIAEKLLQQYTDGVFDTGMMDTRYQQMLDQVRNELSSMGVAVTVPKTTTGNILRTIAKTEVERALNLAKLQSQHPTVKNFDAQLQDLYKQLANTQPQVDQRVVKNLIANAAYEKIDTLKIERSQLLTQYTLHSPVIGVIDSQTSELESLIRRNKF from the coding sequence ATGAAATTCACCTCAATCACCTATACATTGTCTGCTGTTTTGCTGCTGGGCTTTTCGATACCTTTAGTATTTGCACAAACACCGGATTCTGGTCTCTCTGCTGATTGCCAAATGCCGATCCCACCAAATGTTAATTCTGTAGACCATTTCTTAGGTATGGGACACTTTCAGCAAGACTGTAAAAAAGATTTGTCGGCGGCGGTTGCTGCTTTCACCCAAGCGATTAAACTTAATCCCCAAGCTGAAAAACCATACTATCATCGAGCGAATGCTTACGCTGCAATGGGTAACTATCAGGCAGCCGTGACAGACTATACCGAAGTGATTAGGCAAAATACGGGTAGATTTGGTTTGAGTAGTGCTGCATATTGGAATAGAGCTAGAGCTTATGAAAAGTTGGGGGAAGAACAGAAAGCAATTTCCGATTTAACTCAATTAATTGGGAAGAATACAAGTTCTAATGCTGATGAATATTTATTAAGAGCGAATCTTTACAGGGATTTGGGAAATAAAGAAAGTGCGATCGCTGACTACAAGATAGCAGAAAAACTCTTACAGCAATACACGGATGGTGTTTTTGACACTGGGATGATGGACACCAGATATCAACAGATGTTGGATCAAGTCAGAAATGAGCTATCAAGTATGGGTGTAGCTGTCACAGTACCCAAGACTACTACTGGTAATATTTTACGCACAATTGCTAAAACAGAAGTTGAACGGGCATTAAATTTAGCTAAACTCCAGTCTCAACATCCTACCGTGAAAAATTTTGATGCTCAACTTCAGGATTTGTATAAGCAACTAGCAAACACACAACCACAAGTAGACCAAAGGGTAGTAAAAAACCTGATAGCCAATGCGGCCTATGAGAAAATAGATACTTTAAAAATAGAGCGATCGCAACTCTTGACACAATATACCCTTCACAGTCCCGTCATTGGGGTAATTGATAGTCAGACCAGCGAATTAGAATCATTAATTCGTCGTAATAAATTTTAA
- a CDS encoding peptidylprolyl isomerase has translation MTEVLQIGNRTIQASELIPLLANYQLLPQLLRELIIDEAIAAVECKPEELAQAKQRFYADKQLAQETDIQAWLVQQGLSAEQLDNIIVRKIKLEKYKQATWGAKLESYFFQLKAKLDKVIYSLLRTQDPGLAQELYFRLQAKEQSFAEVAQKYSQGPESQTGGLVGPVEQSSLHPAMVQLLSNCQPGQISSPSRIAEWYVIVRVEKFIPAQLDEPMKARLLNELFEGWMQEKQRQVNIIPSA, from the coding sequence ATGACTGAAGTGCTGCAAATCGGCAACCGTACTATTCAAGCTAGTGAACTCATTCCCTTACTGGCTAATTATCAACTTCTACCGCAATTATTACGGGAGTTAATTATCGATGAGGCAATAGCAGCAGTAGAGTGTAAGCCTGAGGAGTTAGCCCAAGCTAAACAAAGGTTTTACGCCGATAAGCAGTTAGCTCAAGAAACAGACATTCAAGCATGGCTGGTACAACAAGGTTTGAGTGCCGAACAACTAGACAATATTATTGTTCGCAAAATCAAGCTAGAAAAGTACAAGCAAGCCACATGGGGAGCAAAACTGGAATCTTATTTTTTCCAGTTAAAAGCGAAATTAGATAAAGTAATTTACTCTCTACTGCGAACTCAAGACCCAGGACTGGCACAGGAACTCTATTTTCGCCTACAAGCAAAAGAACAATCCTTCGCAGAAGTAGCACAAAAATACTCCCAAGGCCCAGAATCTCAAACCGGTGGATTAGTCGGGCCAGTGGAGCAGAGTTCACTACATCCGGCAATGGTACAACTACTTTCTAATTGCCAACCAGGACAAATCTCATCTCCATCTCGGATTGCTGAGTGGTATGTCATTGTGCGGGTGGAAAAGTTTATTCCCGCCCAATTAGATGAACCAATGAAAGCACGCCTACTCAATGAATTATTTGAGGGTTGGATGCAGGAAAAGCAAAGGCAAGTAAATATAATTCCATCCGCTTAA
- a CDS encoding dienelactone hydrolase family protein, which produces MKQITRRQFIATATLTTGFALAVKPISAQVITTDTQGLVAGAVKIPVQDGEIPAYRALPATGENFPIVLVIQEIFGVHEHIQDICRRFAKLGYLAIAPELFARQGDVSKLSNIDEIRQVVAKVPDAQVFSDLDATVGWAVKSSKGNADQLAITGFCWGGRITWLYSAHNPKVKAGVAWYGRLVGNSTELTPKHPVDIAPNLTVPVLGLYGGKDTGIPLDTVEQMRERLKSSSSKSEIVVYPDAPHAFFADYRPSYREKEAQDGWKRLQAWFKQYGVSK; this is translated from the coding sequence ATGAAACAGATCACCCGTCGCCAATTTATCGCTACGGCTACTTTAACAACTGGCTTTGCTTTAGCCGTCAAACCAATTTCAGCCCAAGTGATTACTACTGATACACAAGGATTAGTTGCAGGTGCGGTGAAAATTCCCGTCCAAGATGGTGAAATTCCAGCTTACAGAGCATTACCTGCTACTGGTGAGAATTTTCCGATTGTGTTGGTGATTCAAGAAATCTTCGGTGTACATGAACACATTCAAGATATCTGTCGTCGTTTTGCCAAGTTGGGATATTTAGCGATCGCACCAGAGTTATTTGCTCGTCAAGGTGATGTCTCGAAGTTAAGTAATATCGATGAAATTCGCCAGGTGGTGGCAAAAGTGCCAGATGCTCAGGTATTTTCTGATCTGGATGCTACCGTCGGTTGGGCTGTCAAATCATCCAAGGGTAATGCTGATCAATTAGCCATTACAGGCTTTTGTTGGGGTGGTCGGATTACCTGGTTATACTCAGCACACAACCCCAAAGTTAAGGCAGGTGTCGCTTGGTATGGTCGATTGGTGGGCAATTCTACAGAATTAACCCCGAAACATCCTGTAGATATCGCCCCTAATTTGACAGTTCCAGTGCTGGGATTGTATGGAGGAAAGGATACAGGCATTCCATTAGATACAGTAGAGCAAATGCGCGAGCGCTTAAAATCCAGCAGTAGTAAATCGGAAATTGTTGTGTATCCTGATGCACCCCACGCCTTTTTTGCCGATTATCGTCCTTCTTACAGAGAAAAAGAAGCTCAAGACGGCTGGAAACGCCTCCAAGCATGGTTTAAACAGTATGGAGTTTCCAAGTAA
- a CDS encoding molybdate ABC transporter substrate-binding protein — protein sequence MQLSNNLVLFEDNDRLSVRLYAASSLKAVLSEIAQAFTRKYKIPIKLEFDDAELLRERLLAGERADIFAADDLQNPSALMQANQSSPVVNFTSNRICAIAKPGIIINSDTLLDLMLSSEIRLGTSTPHPNLFEDYTQAVFHKAEKLRAGSFDKLNSKALRLGNGSNYPIISERRNKFVYFILETQQVDIFLSYYTDARLAHLEAPDLQIINLPKNLCFYVNYGMTIINKSHSAAVMLAMYILSQDGQEILAKYGFFTSVMR from the coding sequence ATGCAATTAAGTAATAATCTGGTTTTATTTGAAGATAACGATCGCCTATCAGTTAGATTATACGCAGCTAGTAGCTTAAAAGCTGTTCTCTCGGAAATTGCCCAAGCGTTTACGAGGAAATACAAGATTCCCATAAAACTAGAGTTTGATGATGCTGAGTTGCTTCGGGAACGTCTTCTAGCTGGTGAGAGGGCCGATATATTTGCTGCGGATGATCTGCAAAATCCCAGTGCATTAATGCAAGCCAATCAAAGTAGCCCTGTCGTAAATTTTACTAGTAATAGAATATGTGCGATCGCTAAACCAGGGATAATTATTAATTCAGATACTTTATTAGATTTGATGTTATCCTCTGAAATCAGATTAGGGACATCAACACCTCATCCCAACCTTTTTGAAGACTATACACAAGCAGTTTTTCATAAAGCTGAAAAGTTACGAGCAGGGAGCTTTGACAAATTAAATAGTAAAGCTTTGCGTTTGGGAAACGGAAGTAATTATCCTATTATCTCAGAGAGAAGAAACAAGTTTGTTTACTTTATTCTAGAAACACAACAAGTAGATATATTTTTAAGCTATTATACTGACGCTCGGCTAGCACATTTAGAGGCACCAGATTTACAGATAATAAACCTGCCTAAAAATTTATGTTTTTATGTCAATTATGGCATGACTATTATCAATAAATCTCATAGTGCTGCGGTTATGCTGGCTATGTATATACTTTCTCAAGATGGGCAAGAAATTTTAGCTAAATATGGGTTTTTTACATCTGTTATGAGATGA
- the vnfD gene encoding nitrogenase vanadium-iron protein, alpha chain: MPLKLLKCDETIPEREKHVYIKEKGEDTTQFLPLSNIETIPGSLSERGCSYCGAKLVIGGVLKDTIQMIHGPIGCAYDTWHTKRYPSDNGNFQLKYVWSSDMKESHVVFGGEKQLGKSIREAFKEFPDIKRMIVYTTCATALIGDDIKAVVKSAQQELGDVDIFCVECPGFAGVSQSKGHHVLNIAWINEKVGTLEPEITSPYTINVIGDYNIQGDTFVLEKYMEKMGIQIIAHFTGNGTYDSLRGMHRAQLNVTNCARSAGYIANELKKRYGIPRLDVDTWGFDYCQEALRKIGAFFGIEDRAEAVIAEEIAKYQEKMDWYKERLSGKKVCIWTGGPRLWHWTKALEDDLGMQVVSMSSKFGHQEDFEKVIARGQEGTIYIDDGNELEFFEVLEMIRPDVVLTGPRVGALVKKLHLPYVNGHGYHNGPYMGFEGAVNMARDLYNAIYSPLMQLAAIDVRDDAPKAPAKTKEIEHLNEKVTNITTYIQERCLWQFHSRAWDREENINGVIKKAAELLSGERSVQETLTDKLHYADAKILVSELKRNLPWIKELDKAQVKSVLESVKQNLVGIAIAGSLNGELHHSLY, from the coding sequence ATGCCACTAAAACTATTAAAGTGCGACGAAACAATCCCAGAAAGGGAGAAGCACGTATACATCAAAGAAAAAGGCGAAGACACAACCCAATTTCTGCCCCTATCCAACATCGAAACCATCCCAGGTTCACTATCAGAACGTGGATGTAGCTACTGCGGAGCCAAACTGGTAATTGGTGGCGTACTCAAAGACACCATCCAAATGATTCACGGCCCCATAGGTTGCGCCTACGACACCTGGCACACCAAACGTTATCCTAGCGACAACGGTAACTTTCAACTAAAATACGTCTGGTCATCAGACATGAAAGAATCCCACGTCGTCTTCGGTGGAGAAAAACAACTAGGCAAATCCATCCGAGAAGCCTTCAAAGAATTTCCCGACATCAAACGGATGATAGTCTACACCACCTGCGCCACAGCCTTGATTGGTGACGACATCAAAGCCGTAGTCAAAAGCGCACAGCAAGAACTCGGTGACGTAGACATCTTCTGCGTAGAATGTCCCGGATTTGCAGGTGTGAGCCAATCCAAAGGACACCACGTCCTCAACATCGCTTGGATTAACGAAAAAGTCGGCACATTAGAGCCAGAAATCACCTCACCCTACACCATCAACGTCATCGGAGACTACAACATCCAAGGTGACACCTTCGTACTAGAGAAGTACATGGAGAAAATGGGCATTCAAATCATCGCCCATTTTACCGGAAATGGTACTTATGACTCCTTACGAGGAATGCACAGAGCGCAACTCAACGTTACCAACTGTGCGCGTTCAGCCGGATACATCGCTAACGAACTCAAAAAGAGATATGGTATTCCTCGTCTAGACGTAGACACCTGGGGTTTTGACTATTGCCAAGAAGCATTACGCAAAATCGGCGCATTCTTCGGGATTGAAGACAGAGCCGAGGCTGTAATTGCCGAAGAAATCGCCAAATACCAAGAGAAAATGGATTGGTACAAGGAAAGACTCTCAGGCAAAAAAGTCTGTATTTGGACAGGTGGTCCGAGACTATGGCACTGGACAAAAGCTCTGGAAGATGACTTAGGAATGCAGGTAGTATCCATGTCTTCTAAGTTCGGACACCAAGAAGACTTTGAAAAGGTCATTGCCAGAGGTCAAGAAGGAACTATCTATATTGATGATGGTAATGAATTGGAATTCTTTGAAGTTCTGGAAATGATTCGTCCTGATGTGGTGTTAACTGGGCCACGGGTGGGTGCGTTAGTTAAGAAACTGCACTTACCTTATGTTAATGGTCACGGTTATCACAATGGCCCATACATGGGCTTTGAAGGTGCGGTGAATATGGCGCGTGACTTGTACAATGCCATTTATTCTCCTTTGATGCAGCTTGCTGCTATTGATGTTCGTGATGATGCTCCTAAAGCTCCTGCCAAGACAAAAGAAATTGAACACTTGAATGAAAAAGTGACCAATATCACAACCTACATTCAAGAACGTTGTTTGTGGCAATTCCACTCCCGTGCATGGGATAGAGAAGAGAACATCAATGGTGTAATCAAGAAAGCTGCCGAACTCTTGAGTGGAGAAAGATCAGTTCAGGAAACGCTGACTGACAAGCTGCATTATGCAGATGCGAAGATTCTGGTGTCTGAACTCAAACGCAACTTACCTTGGATCAAAGAGTTGGATAAGGCGCAAGTTAAGTCTGTACTAGAGTCAGTTAAGCAAAATCTAGTCGGTATTGCGATCGCTGGTTCTCTCAACGGTGAATTGCACCACTCTCTCTATTAA
- the vnfK gene encoding V-containing nitrogenase subunit beta — protein sequence MTLAVNKKERAGVINPIFTCQPAGAEYATIGVKDCIPLVHGGQGCSMFVRLIFAQHLKENFDIASSSLHEASAVFGGMPRIEEGVKTLVARYPDLRLIPIITTCSTETIGDDVEGTINKVNKFLKKEYPNREVKLIPVHTPSYRGSQVTGYDAGVTSLITNLAKKGEPNGKLNIITGWVNPGDVTEVKHILSEMGVDANILLDTETFNAPTMPDKNSFTFGNTTIEDIAGSANAIGTIALCKYEGGNAAKFLQEQFDVPAIVGPTPIGIKNTDAWLQNIKKLTGKPIPESLVVERGKAIDSLADLAHMYFANKRVAIYGDPDLVIGLAEFCLEVELEPVLLLLGDDNQAASKDPRLAELAKRANHAEYDIDVIWNADLWELESRVKEKGDIDLILGHSKGRYIAIDNKIPMVRVGFPTFDRAGLWKNPVIGYRGAEWLGDAIANAMFADMEYKHDREWILNVW from the coding sequence ATGACTTTAGCTGTAAATAAGAAAGAACGTGCTGGGGTAATCAATCCCATTTTTACCTGTCAGCCTGCGGGTGCTGAATATGCAACCATCGGTGTGAAAGATTGTATCCCCTTGGTGCATGGTGGACAAGGTTGCAGTATGTTTGTCCGCTTGATTTTTGCCCAGCACTTGAAGGAAAACTTTGATATTGCATCTTCTTCACTCCATGAAGCTAGTGCGGTGTTCGGTGGGATGCCACGGATCGAAGAAGGTGTGAAAACCTTGGTAGCACGTTATCCTGACTTGCGTTTGATTCCCATCATCACCACTTGTTCTACTGAAACTATCGGGGATGACGTAGAAGGGACAATCAACAAGGTCAACAAGTTCTTAAAGAAAGAGTATCCAAATCGGGAAGTGAAGTTGATTCCTGTACATACTCCTAGTTACCGTGGTAGTCAGGTAACAGGATATGATGCTGGTGTCACTTCCTTGATCACTAACTTGGCGAAAAAAGGTGAACCAAACGGTAAGTTGAACATCATTACCGGTTGGGTTAACCCTGGTGATGTGACTGAAGTTAAGCACATCCTCAGCGAAATGGGCGTTGATGCCAATATCTTATTAGATACTGAAACCTTCAATGCTCCCACCATGCCAGATAAGAACAGCTTTACCTTTGGTAATACTACCATTGAAGATATTGCTGGTTCTGCCAATGCGATAGGAACGATCGCTCTGTGCAAGTATGAAGGTGGTAACGCCGCTAAATTCTTACAAGAGCAATTTGATGTTCCTGCGATCGTTGGGCCTACACCAATTGGTATCAAGAATACTGACGCTTGGCTACAAAATATCAAGAAACTAACCGGTAAACCAATCCCAGAATCCTTGGTAGTAGAACGGGGTAAAGCGATTGACTCCTTGGCTGACTTAGCTCATATGTACTTTGCTAACAAGCGTGTAGCTATTTACGGCGACCCCGATTTAGTAATTGGCTTGGCTGAGTTCTGCTTAGAAGTTGAATTAGAACCAGTATTGCTGTTGTTGGGTGATGATAACCAAGCTGCTTCCAAAGACCCCAGATTAGCTGAGTTAGCTAAGAGAGCAAACCACGCTGAGTATGACATTGATGTCATCTGGAATGCTGACTTGTGGGAACTGGAAAGCCGCGTGAAAGAAAAAGGCGATATCGATTTGATTTTGGGTCACTCCAAAGGTCGGTATATTGCGATCGACAACAAAATCCCAATGGTACGCGTAGGCTTCCCCACCTTTGACCGTGCAGGTTTGTGGAAAAACCCTGTGATTGGTTATCGCGGTGCGGAATGGTTGGGAGATGCGATCGCTAACGCTATGTTTGCAGACATGGAATACAAGCATGACCGTGAGTGGATCTTAAACGTTTGGTAA
- a CDS encoding nitrogenase component 1: protein MATNMDANVVFYGHLSELYQLAKEGKIKTTLQGSHTRPCKFWAATKILSGIKDAIVISHGPSGCAYGVKRAYKLTNSRNSGSPYEPVVTTNMSEKAVIFGGEKELRGAILEVDQKYHPDAIVVATSCASGIIGDCVDEVVGKARSEIDAEIMTIHCEGFAGEYRSGFDIVFRQIVDFMEPPTPERQAQLADSVNIVGAKMGPERTEVEGDVKELKRLIKGMGARVHSVIAGDCTLEELKQAPSAAVNCTLCLDLGYTIGKAMSDRFGTPLNSTILPYGISATEKWLRGAAKYLKMEAQAEALMEREYAAIKTEFEAAKKYIEGKLAIIEGHDAIKCLSIAHMLERDFGMRAVIYNFHPWSTEARETSVDYLLETGLDPEILITKGTLAFGKYESMKQTEDELLEFIGGLDADSVVYFGSSLSFPHIPVVDLNAILNRPRFGYRGALKVAKCIKTALEYGFRPRSSLTKQMVFPKNSGLASAQSLTGKLAQDLPDCTVYAGKKRGKCFNE, encoded by the coding sequence ATGGCAACAAATATGGATGCGAATGTCGTATTTTACGGACATTTAAGCGAACTGTACCAACTGGCAAAGGAAGGTAAGATTAAAACCACTTTACAAGGTAGTCATACTCGACCCTGTAAATTTTGGGCTGCAACCAAGATTTTAAGTGGGATTAAAGATGCGATCGTCATTTCTCACGGGCCGAGTGGCTGTGCTTATGGGGTGAAGCGGGCGTATAAACTCACCAATAGCCGTAACAGTGGTTCTCCTTATGAACCCGTTGTCACCACCAACATGAGTGAGAAAGCGGTAATTTTTGGGGGTGAAAAAGAATTACGCGGTGCAATTCTGGAAGTAGATCAAAAATATCATCCTGATGCGATCGTTGTTGCTACCAGTTGCGCGTCGGGGATTATTGGCGATTGTGTAGATGAAGTAGTGGGTAAAGCGCGTAGCGAAATCGACGCAGAAATCATGACGATACACTGCGAAGGCTTCGCCGGAGAGTATCGTAGTGGCTTTGATATTGTCTTCCGCCAAATTGTAGACTTCATGGAGCCACCCACCCCAGAACGCCAAGCACAACTAGCTGATTCTGTCAATATTGTGGGCGCAAAGATGGGGCCAGAAAGGACGGAAGTAGAAGGAGATGTCAAGGAACTGAAACGACTGATCAAAGGGATGGGTGCAAGAGTTCACAGCGTGATTGCAGGGGACTGCACATTAGAAGAACTCAAACAAGCACCAAGCGCAGCCGTTAACTGTACCTTATGTTTGGATCTGGGCTATACCATCGGTAAAGCTATGTCAGATAGATTTGGTACACCTTTAAATTCGACAATTCTGCCCTATGGTATCAGTGCTACAGAAAAATGGTTGCGCGGGGCGGCAAAATATTTAAAGATGGAAGCACAAGCAGAAGCCCTGATGGAACGGGAATATGCAGCCATCAAAACAGAATTTGAAGCAGCCAAGAAATATATCGAAGGTAAGTTAGCCATTATCGAAGGACATGACGCTATTAAGTGCTTGTCTATCGCCCATATGTTGGAACGCGATTTTGGGATGCGTGCTGTTATTTATAACTTCCATCCCTGGAGTACGGAAGCACGAGAAACCAGTGTAGATTATTTGCTAGAAACAGGCTTAGACCCAGAAATTTTAATTACCAAAGGGACTTTAGCTTTTGGTAAGTACGAATCAATGAAACAAACTGAAGATGAATTACTAGAATTTATCGGTGGTTTAGATGCTGATTCTGTAGTTTACTTCGGTTCTTCCTTGAGTTTCCCCCACATTCCCGTTGTGGATTTAAACGCCATCTTAAATCGTCCCAGATTTGGCTATCGCGGAGCTTTAAAGGTCGCTAAGTGTATTAAAACCGCCCTTGAATATGGTTTTAGACCCCGCAGTTCCCTAACCAAGCAAATGGTATTCCCGAAAAACTCAGGATTAGCATCTGCTCAATCACTCACCGGAAAATTAGCCCAAGACTTGCCAGATTGCACCGTATACGCAGGTAAGAAACGGGGCAAATGTTTTAACGAGTAA